A section of the Bombus terrestris chromosome 2, iyBomTerr1.2, whole genome shotgun sequence genome encodes:
- the LOC100650829 gene encoding histone acetyltransferase p300 isoform X2: MADHLVDGPPNKRPKLGDPFQGTSDSAVGMAPLMMHHAYTNYGGGGSGNMQQMQGPPQQQLHLQQHQLQPHWNNHTIQKRNYITNTDMFDLENDLPDDLLSSGSWGSATESAKPPATGPGPGQQNGALDSELRQHVQQQQQLSHHLIQQQGNKNLVANSLAMAAGTLGNKSPNMQSPPNVSVSKVVDPQMVVSLGNLPSSIASSLANNQMSIANSMGGLQSSMSMAGSNPTMSMPGGINSALVMTSSASGNNNMGGMAGGSLIVTNSLNKQPLNTVTMMAPNTQGGIHHPSGPHGVAQMQNGPGIMNTRAVAMQQQQQAHMVGPARGQSPHQQVHQVGIVGPGQGGPRIQAPPNMTNMPNMGQISASSPYGYGSPASGQGPGVTVCTNSPVGVVTPQPKGVGTNMTAMQGSRFGGTAGPIGSTNVVGGQEGGMAQQAQPPAPSPAQPQSGAPSGGQPGPQQATQGQIPGTGAPTGATKSIADPEKRKLIQQQLVLLLHAHKCQRRESQANGEVWQCSLPDCKTMKNVLTHMTACQAGKTCKVPHCSSSRQIISHWKHCNRNDCPVCLPLKQANKNKTTNAAAASTTQPNSQPNPSQTEMRRAYDALGIPCPTTTTGGLVAQCVTRRMPTPSMQGAPGAIGNVRLAQPPTQNAPGQSVVGAGQQVVAPNVSLPLNSDPNTVGVAGNQAAPTSGPTPAAAATAANIQQSVNMQQLFGLNDSGQLSVPSENRLANLQLPAGLQPSQVTATSVQESKDWHQTVTPDLRNHLVHKLVQAIFPTPDPQAMLDKRMHNLVAYARKVEGDMYEMANSRSEYYHLLAEKIYKIQKELEEKRQKRKEQQLQAQQQQQPQSAGASGSGLRPCAPPGVGTVPPSRPVGTVTPSLRSHSPSMTLGNLPAMGIPHNRMQFPQQQQTQQVQVQSQTNAQAQAQAQAQAQAQAQAQAQAQAQAQAQAQAQAQVQVQQQMQQQQQQQQQQSGILVGPPGPSPNGQSTSNPNVVSNPGLSPFGQPQMSQSSLTTTTTSATTSQFPTSNGTSGLPNSSPVQNQHQYSDIMKVRLAQAQAAIAHQHQQQQQPPSQPQSQQQSSQSQPQQPTSTSNQNATTTSMPQTPSPFSSMQQQNNQQQNQFNNSRPLSVSTPNDNGISTSTPQTIPPPASSGPSPGPATTTNGPQSTTSTPNTPLVPSLMTPNQTVSSANQTPPHPATTPSPAGLASLGKGMTSQERAALNAPRTSSMSSQMAAITAALDRDNSPSPPMNNNKGKLDSIKEESMKMEIKTEDGSENHRMDGGKSVNNEVSIKTEIKTEPMEEGSSESIVKEEPISIKEEPITPISSQDTTTPDIKPLVPEPIQPSGTSTDKKRLCLFKPDELRQALMPTLEKLYRQDPESIPFRQPVDPQALGIPDYFDIVKKPMDLSTIKRKLDTGQYSDPWEYVDDVWMMFDNAWLYNRKTSRVYRYCTKLSEVFEQEIDPVMQALGYCCGRKYTFNPQVLCCYGKQLCTIPRDAKYYSYQNSLKAYGLVSDRYTFCQKCFNDIPGDTVTLGDDPTQPQTAIKKEQFQEMKNDHLELEPFVVCTDCGRKVHQICVLHMESIWPLGFTCDNCLKKKGQKRKENKFNAKRLPVTKLGTYIETRVNNFLKKKEAGAGEVAIRVVASSDKVVEVKPGMRSRFVENGEMPGEFPYRAKALFAFEEVDGTDVCFFGMHVQEYGSECTPPNTRRVYIAYLDSVHFFRPRQFRTAVYHEILLGYLDYAKQLGYTMAHIWACPPSEGDDYIFHCHPQEQKIPKPKRLQEWYKKMLDKGMVERIVLDYKDILKQAMEDKLTSAADLPYFEGDFWPNVLEESIKELDQEEEEKRKQAEAAEAAAANAIFSLSEDSETGPDGKKKGQKKAKKSNKSKANQRKNSKKSNTPQTGNDLSAKIFATMEKHKEVFFVIRLHSAQSAASLAPIQDPDPVINCDLMDGRDAFLTMARERHYEFSSLRRAKFSSMSMLYELHNQGQDKFVYTCNNCKSHVETRYHCTVCDDFDLCISCKEKDGHPHHMEKLGLDLDDGSSPADAKQANPQEARKLSIQRCIQSLVHACQCRDANCRLTSCQKMKRVVTHTKVCKRKTNGGCPICKQLIALCCYHAKHCQETKCLVPFCSNIKHKLKQQQLQQRLQQAQLLRRRMAAMNSRPTGPVGAMQSGQQSSNVTMTTGVAMKPGVSPTNLPSPHQPGIGLKPGTQTPPAHVLQVVKQVQEEAARQQVPHGYGKVTPGGGVGAGVGVGGQTGGVMPPPPMQRPMPVQMPNPGGTHLIPMDQWTASRYQPSTLMQQNPGLRQQTPQQLMQQQQQHQGQPAIAMGGQMPRQAGVLGGPVNQVGPQTQSNMHKHVLQQLMQTLKNPHTPEQQNQILQILKSNPPIMAAFIKQRALALNQQQSGQYGGGVGGPLGPNQPQQQPALQHIMSQQQQQQQQQHQQQQQHQQQQQQQGRMQIQAMLNQQQQQQQQQQQPVQQQPPQWYKQQMLVLQRHQHPSQQQQHPQQQQQQQQQQQQQFTQPPAPPYGQQRPIRPPLLGKNYLILEKTRFVEPLGSWSNACHDSAYSSPGYGGFSEQGYGQPGLKPTPPPVPSPQGVMGPPGISVQQQLMQSVRSPPPIRSPQPNPSPRPVPSPRNQPVPSPRSGPVPSPHHHPPHGTPTHSPAHELGGPSEMMLSQLSGGTGAPTGHPGTMPHHPSPAPPPTSGTDSSEVTPMTPQDQLSKFVEGL; this comes from the exons ATGGCCGACCACCTGGTGGACGGGCCACCGAATAAGCGGCCGAAGCTCGGAGATCCTTTTCAGGGGACTTCGGATTCCGCGG TGGGTATGGCGCCTCTAATGATGCACCATGCTTATACAAACTACGGGGGAGGTGGCAGTGGTAACATGCAACAAATGCAGGGCCCGCCACAACAGCAGCTTCATCTGCAACAGCATCAGCTGCAGCCACATTGGAACAACCATACCATCCAGAAAAGaa ATTATATAACAAACACAGATATGTTTGATCTTGAAAATGATCTACCTGATGATCTGTTGTCATCGGGGTCTTGGGGTTCTGCAACTGAAAGTGCTAAACCACCAGCAACAGGCCCAGGCCCAGGGCAGCAAAATGGTGCGCTTGATTCAGAACTTAGACAACATgtacagcaacaacaacaacttTCACATCATCTAATACAACAACAA GGCAACAAAAATTTGGTTGCAAATTCTCTAGCAATGGCTGCTGGAACTTTGGGTAATAAAAGTCCAAATATGCAATCTCCACCAAATGTTTCTGTTTCTAAAGTAGTTGATCCACAAATGGTCGTGAGTCTGGGAAATTTACCAAGTAGTATAGCCAGTTCCTTGGCAAATAATCAAATGTCCATTGCAAATTCAATGGGTGGCCTTCAATCGTCAATGAGCATGGCTGGAAGTAATCCTACCATGTCAATGCCAGGTGGAATAAATTCTGCTCTTGTTATGACCAGTAGTGCTAGTGGAAATAACAATATGGGTGGAATGGCAGGTGGAAGTTTAATTGTAACCAACAGCTTAAATAAGCAACCTTTAAACACT GTAACCATGATGGCTCCTAATACACAAGGAGGAATTCATCATCCTAGTGGGCCACATGGTGTTGCTCAAATGCAAAATGGACCTGGAATAATGAATACTAGAGCTGTAGCAatgcaacaacagcaacaagcTCATATGGTTGGACCAGCAAGGGGTCAAAGTCCACATCAACAAGTACACCAAGTTGGTATCGTTGGTCCTGGTCAGGGAGGTCCAAGAATCCAGGCACCCCCAAATATGACAAATATGCCAAATATGGGGCAAATAAGTGCATCAAGTCCTTATGGTTATG GATCTCCAGCGAGTGGACAGGGGCCTGGCGTTACTGTATGTACTAACAGTCCTGTTGGAGTTGTTACACCACAACCAAAAGGAGTGGGAACAAACATGACTGCCATGCAAGGTAGTAGATTTGGAGGAACCGCAGGTCCTATTGGCTCCACAAATGTTGTGGGTGGTCAAGAAGGTGGCATGGCACAACAAGCTCAACCACCTGCTCCAAGTCCAGCTCAACCTCAGTCTGGTGCACCAAGTGGAGGTCAACCTGGACCACAACAAGCTACTCAGGGCCAAATACCCGGTACTGGTGCTCCAACgg GTGCTACAAAATCAATTGCTGATCCAGAAAAGCGCAAACTTATTCAGCAACAACTAGTTCTTCTACTTCACGCGCATAAGTGTCAACGACGCGAAAGTCAAGCAAACGGTGAAGTTTGGCAATGTTCGTTGCCAGACTGTAAAACTATGAAAAATGTATTGACTCACATGACTGCTTGTCAAGCAGGGAAAACCTGTAAAGTGCCACACTGTAGCTCATCGAGACAAATTATTAGTCACTGGAAACACTGCAACCGTAACGATTGTCCTGTGTGTTTACCTCTGAAACAggcaaacaaaaataaaacaacaaatGCTGCTGCAGCATCTACGACACAACCAAATAGTCAACCAAATCCGAGTCAAACAGAAATGAGAAGAGCATACGATGCGTTGGGTATTCCATGTCCGACTACAACAACTGGTGGTTTGGTTGCTCAATGTGTAACTAGAAGAATGCCAACACCAAGCATGCAAGGAGCACCCGGTGCGATAGGAAACGTTAGATTAGCTCAACCTCCAACTCAGAATGCACCCGGTCAATCTGTAGTTGGCGCCGGGCAACAAGTTGTTGCTCCAAATGTTTCCCTCCCTTTAAATTCTGATCCTAATACAGTCGGAGTTGCTGGTAATCAAGCAGCACCTACCAGTGGTCCCACGCCTGCTGCTGCAGCGACTGCCGCTAATATACAACAATCTGTTAATATGCAGCAACTGTTTGGTTTGAATGATTCAGGACAACTTAGTGTTCCAAGTGAAAATAGGTTAGCTAATCTTCAGCTTCCAGCTGGACTTCAACCAAGTCAAGTAACAGCAACATCGGTGCAGGAATCAAAGGATTGGCATCAAACTGTAACACCAGATCTTAGAAATCATCTCGTTCATAAATTGGTTCAAGCAATATTTCCAACTCCTGATCCACAAGCTATGCTCGATAAAAGAATGCATAATCTTGTTGCATATGCAAGAAAAGTTGAAGGCGACATGTATGAAATGGCAAATTCAAGATCAGAATATTATCATTTGCTTGccgaaaaaatatacaaaattcaaaAAGAATTAGAGGAAAAACGACAAAAGCGGAAAGAACAACAATTACAAGcccagcagcaacaacaaccacAATCTGCAGGAGCATCTGGCTCAGGTTTAAGGCCATGTGCTCCCCCAGGTGTTGGTACCGTTCCACCATCACGACCAGTTGGAACAGTTACTCCTAGTTTGCGTAGTCATTCGCCAAGTATGACACTTGGAAATTTACCTGCAATGGGCATTCCGCACAATAGAATGCAGTTTCCTCAACAACAACAAACACAACAAGTACAGGTCCAGTCCCAAACGAACGCCCAAGCTCAGGCTCAAGCACAGGCCCAGGCCCAGGCTCAGGCTCAGGCTCAGGCTCAGGCTCAGGCTCAGGCTCAAGCTCAAGCTCAAGCTCAGGCTCAAGTTCAAGTTCAGCAACAaatgcaacagcaacaacaacagcagcagcagcagtcaGGAATTTTGGTTGGCCCACCTGGTCCTAGTCCAAATGGACAATCAACTTCTAATCCTAACGTTGTTTCAAATCCTGGTCTCAGTCCTTTTGGACAACCACAAATGTCACAATCAAGTTTAACAACAACTACTACGTCTGCAACAACTAGTCAATTCCCAACCTCAAATGGTACGTCTGGTTTACCTAACAGTTCGCCTGTACAGAATCAACATCAATATTCTGATATCATGAAAGTTAGATTAGCGCAAGCTCAAGCAGCAATTGCGCACCAacatcagcaacagcaacagccgCCATCACAACCTCAGTCTCAACAACAATCAAGTCAGTCACAGCCGCAACAACCAACAAGTACTTCGAATCAAAACGCTACGACAACCTCAATGCCGCAAACGCCATCACCATTTAGCAGTATGCAACAACAAAACAATCAACAGCAAAATCAATTCAACAATAGTCGGCCTCTTTCGGTTTCAACACCTAATGATAATGGCATCAGTACATCAACTCCACAAACGATACCACCTCCTGCTTCTAGTGGACCTAGTCCCGGCCCAGCAACAACGACAAATGGACCTCAATCTACAACTTCCACACCTAATACGCCACTAGTTCCTTCATTAATGACTCCAAATCAGACTGTTTCTTCCGCCAACCAAACACCACCTCATCCTGCTACTACACCGTCTCCTGCCGGCCTTGCAAGTCTAGGAAAAGGCATGACATCTCAGGAGAGGGCTGCATTAAATGCACCTAGAACTTCGTCCATGTCTTCGCAAATGGCGGCTATTACAGCCGCTTTAGATCGTGATAATTCTCCTAGTCCTCCAATGAATAACAACAAGGGAAAATTGGATTCTATTAAAGAAGAAAgtatgaaaatggaaattaaaacaGAAGATGGTTCTGAGAATCATAGAATGGATGGAGGTAAAAGTGTCAATAATGAGGTGTCTATTAAAACTGAAATCAAAACAGAACCAATGGAGGAAGGATCCAGTGAGAGTATCGTAAAGGAAGAACCTATTAGTATTAAGGAAGAACCTATAACACCAATATCCAGTCAAGACACAACAACGCCAGATATTAAACCATTAGTTCCTGAACCGATACAACCAAGCGGAACGTCAACTGATAAGAAACGGTTGTGTTTATTCAAACCAGATGAATTGCGACAAGCATTAATGCCAACGTTAGAAAAACTTTATCGCCAAGATCCAGAATCTATACCATTTAGACAACCGGTCGATCCTCAAGCATTGGGAATTCCTGATTATTTTGATATTGTTAAAAAACCAATGGATCTTTCAACGATCAAAAGAAAACTAGATACAGGGCAATACAGTGATCCATGGGAATATGTGGATGATGTATGGATGATGTTTGATAATGCATGGCTTTACAATCGTAAAACATCACGTGTTTACAGATATTGTACAAAG CTTTCTGAAGTCTTTGAGCAAGAAATAGATCCTGTAATGCAAGCCTTGGGATATTGCTGTGGAAGAAAATACACATTCAATCCACAAGTACTATGTTGTTATGGAAAGCAACTTTGTACAATACCAAGAGATGCAAAGTACTACTCCTATCAAAATAG TCTAAAGGCATATGGTCTTGTTTCCGACAGATACACCTTCTGTCAGAAATGTTTCAACGACATTCCTGGTGATACTGTGACGTTAGGAGACGATCCAACGCAACCACAAAC tgCCATTAAAAAGGAACAGTTCCAGGAAATGAAGAACGATCATTTGGAATTGGAGCCTTTTGTTGTATGTACAGATTGCGGTAGAAAAGTACATCAGATATGCGTGCTTCACATGGAATCAATTTGGCCTTTAGG ATTTACTTGTGATAATTGCTTGAAGAAAAAAGGTCAAAAacgtaaagaaaataaatttaatgctaAACGTTTACCGGTTACTAAATTAGGTACCTATATCGAAACACGTGTGAACAATttcttaaagaaaaaagaagctgGTGCTGGAGAAGTTGCAATTAGAGTTGTAGCATCCAGTGATAAAGTTGTCGAAGTGAAACCAGGAATGAGAAGTCGATTTGTGGAAAATGGTGAAATGCCTGGTGAATTTCCGTATAGAGCAAAAGCTTTGTTTGCATTTGAAGAAGTTGATGGGACTGATGTATGTTTCTTCGGCATGCATGTGCAAGAATATGGTAGTGAATGTACACCACCTAATACTCGAAGAGTTTATATTGCATATTTGGATTCTGTACACTTTTTCCGGCCTAGACAGTTCCGAACAGCAGTATATCACGAAATTCTTCTTGGATACTTGGATTATGCAAAACAATTGGG ATATACAATGGCTCATATTTGGGCTTGTCCCCCTTCTGAAGGCGATGATTACATTTTCCACTGCCACCCGCAAGAACAAAAGATTCCAAAGCCTAAAAGATTACAAGAATGGTATAAGAAAATGTTAGACAAAGGCATGGTTGAAAGGATCGTGCTCGATTACAAA gaCATTTTAAAACAAGCGATGGAAGATAAACTTACATCTGCAGCTGACTTACCGTATTTTGAAGGTGATTTTTGGCCGAATGTTTTAGAAGAAAGTATCAAGGAGTTAgatcaagaagaagaagagaaacgtaAACAAGCGGAAGCAGCGGAAGCTGCTGCTGCCAATGCA ATTTTCTCATTGTCAGAGGATTCTGAAACAGGGCCAGACGGCAAAAAGAAAGGGCAAAAGAAAGCTAAGAAATCCAATAAATCCAAAgcaaatcaaagaaaaaatagtaaaaaatctAATACCCCACAAACAGGAAATGATCTTTCAGCAAAGATTTTTGCCACTATGGAGAAACATAAAGAAGTATTCTTCGTTATTAGGTTGCATAGTGCTCAAAGTGCAGCCAGTTTAGCA CCTATTCAAGATCCTGATCCAGTTATTAATTGTGACCTTATGGATGGCCGCGATGCTTTCCTTACAATGGCTAGAGAAAGACATTATGAATTCTCTTCCTTAAGGCGCGCGAAATTTAGTTCTATGTCTATGCTATACGAATTGCACAATCAAGGTCAAGACAAGTTTGTTTATACTTGCAATAATTGTAAGAGCCATGTAGAAACAAGATATCATTGTACGGTTTGTGAT GATTTTGATCTGTGTATAAGCTGTAAAGAAAAAGACGGTCATCCTCATCATATGGAAAAACTTGGTTTAGATTTGGATGATGGTTCATCGCCGGCCGATGCTAAACAAGCTAATCCAcag gaGGCGCGTAAACTTTCAATTCAAAGATGTATTCAATCGTTGGTGCACGCGTGCCAATGTAGAGATGCTAACTGTCGTTTAACAAGTTGTCAAAAGATGAAGAGAGTAGTAACGCATACTAAAGTTTGCAAACGAAAAACGAACGGTGGCTGTCCAATCTGTAAACAATTAATAGCGTTGTGCTGTTATCATGCTAAACACTGCCAAGAGACTAAATGTCTTGTTCCATTCTGTTCGAACATCAAACATAAGCTGAAACAACAACAGCTTCAACAGCGGCTACAGCAAGCGCAGTTGTTAAG GAGACGAATGGCTGCGATGAATAGCAGACCCACAGGTCCAGTGGGAGCGATGCAATCCGGACAACAGAGTTCAAATGTTACTATGACCACAGGTGTTGCTATGAAACCAGGTGTCAGTCCTACCAATTTACCTTCGCCACATCAACCTGGAATAGGATTGAAACCTGGAACTCAAACGCCACCTGCTCACGTTCTCCAAGTTGTTAAGCAAGTACAAGAAGAAGCTGCACGGCAACAAGTACCGCATGGTTATGGTAAAGTAACGCCAGGTGGTGGAGTTGGTGCTGGAGTTGGCGTAGGAGGACAAACAGGTGGTGTAATGCCTCCACCTCCTATGCAACGTCCAATGCCTGTACAAATGCCAAATCCTGGCGGTACACATCTTATTCCAATGGATCAATGGACAGCAAG TAGGTATCAGCCAAGTACACTGATGCAACAGAATCCTGGTTTGAGACAGCAAACGCCGCAACAGTTAatgcagcagcagcaacaacatcaAGGGCAGCCAGCAATAGCTATGGGAGGACAGATGCCTAGGCAAGCTGGAGTTCTCGGTGGTCCGGTTAATCAAGTTGGTCCTCAAACTCAAAGCAACATGCACAAGCATGTATTGCAGCAACTTATGCAAACTCTAAAGAATCCCCATACTCCTGAACAACAAAACCAAATACTTCAAATACTCAAAAGCAATCCACCGATTATGGCTGCTTTTATCAAACAACGG gcACTCGCTCTAAATCAACAACAAAGTGGTCAATACGGTGGAGGAGTGGGCGGACCTTTGGGTCCTAATCAGCCGCAGCAACAACCTGCTCTGCAGCATATAATGTctcagcaacagcagcagcagcagcaacagcatcagcagcagcagcagcaccaacaacaacaacaacagcaaggCAGAATGCAAATACAGGCAATGCTAaatcaacagcaacaacaacagcagcaacagcagcaacctGTTCAACAGCAACCACCACAGTGGTATAAACAGCAAATGCTAGTATTGCAAAGGCACCAGCACCCGTCACAGCAGCAACAACACccgcagcagcagcaacagcagcagcaacaacaacaacaacaatttaCACAACCACCAGCACCGCCTTACGGTCAACAGCGACCTATAAGGCCGCCCCTTCTCGGtaagaattatttaattctgGAGAAAACGAGATTCGTCGAGCCGCTTGGTTCGTGGTCTAACGCTTGCCACGATTCCGCGTATTCTTCTCCAGGTTATGGTGGCTTTAGCGAACAAGGATACGGTCAACCTGGCTTAAAACCAACACCACCTCCGGTACCTTCTCCGCAAGGTGTGATGGGGCCTCCAGGGATTTCTGTACAGCAACAATTAATGCAGTCCGTTCGATCTCCACCGCCAATTCGTTCTCCTCAACCAAATCCTTCCCCACGACCGGTTCCTTCTCCACGTAATCAGCCAGTTCCTTCTCCTCGATCAGGGCCGGTGCCATCGCCTCATCATCATCCACCTCATGGTACACCAACACATTCACCGGCTCATGAACTCGGTGGGCCAAGTGAAATGATGCTTTCGCAGCTGAGTGGTGGAACTGGTGCACCGACTGGTCACCCGGGTACCATGCCACATCATCCATCTCCAGCTCCACCACCCACTAGTGGCACAGACTCGAGTGAAGTGACGCCCATGACGCCACAAGATCAACTTTCAAAATTTGTCGAAGGATTGTAG